The Opitutaceae bacterium genome has a window encoding:
- a CDS encoding amidophosphoribosyltransferase, with translation MSDHLKHECGVAVVRLKQPLDYYFQKYGTPLYGLFKLFLLMEKQHNRGQDGAGVAAVKLNMPPGEPYMFRERNIKSNPLDRIFRELLNDYRALIRDGVVFPEFPATVKTHFEFGAEVYLGHLRYGTSGGYNQSACHPFFRRSSWPTRNLMLAGNFNMTNTSELNRSLISMGQHPIFETDTQALLEKVGFFLDEAHDDLYHRLRDSGMAGAELSNRMMDDLDPAAVIRAASTKWDGGYTIIGAVGNGDAFVLRDPNGIRPAFYFEDDEVFAVASERAPLMTVFDKDLEEVREVPPGQILVMKRNGELRRETFREPGELKNCSFERIYFSRGNDASIYAERKALGGGLVEQVMEAIDHDLEHAVFGFIPNTAEIAYFGLMEALRLRRRGEVRTAILRAAKEGTLDEKMIDELIMRNWPRGEKVAHKDIKLRTFIGQEKWRNELVSHVYDITYGIAGPEDCLVCVDDSIVRGTTLRKSILRILTRLNPRRIIIASTAPQIRYPDCYGIDMSELGKFIAFEATIALLKERGQDGLIKEVYHACLEQLELPVEQMRNEVRRLYDGFTPEEISAKIAELVAPTDLDWKGEVVVIYQTIENLNLALPNATGDWYFTGHYPTPGGVRVVNQAFVNYFEKSDARSY, from the coding sequence ATGAGCGATCATCTCAAGCACGAGTGCGGGGTGGCCGTGGTGCGGCTGAAGCAGCCGCTCGACTATTATTTTCAGAAGTACGGCACTCCTCTCTACGGACTCTTCAAGCTCTTTCTCCTGATGGAGAAGCAGCACAACCGCGGCCAGGACGGAGCGGGAGTGGCGGCGGTCAAACTGAACATGCCGCCGGGCGAGCCTTACATGTTCCGGGAACGCAACATCAAGTCCAACCCCCTGGACCGTATCTTCCGGGAACTCCTGAATGATTACCGGGCTCTCATCCGCGACGGAGTCGTCTTCCCGGAATTCCCGGCCACGGTCAAAACCCATTTCGAATTCGGGGCCGAGGTCTACCTCGGGCATCTGCGCTACGGGACCTCCGGCGGGTACAACCAGAGTGCCTGCCATCCGTTTTTCCGTCGAAGCAGTTGGCCGACCCGCAACCTGATGCTGGCGGGCAACTTCAACATGACCAACACCTCCGAGCTCAATCGGAGCCTGATCTCAATGGGACAACACCCCATCTTTGAGACCGATACCCAGGCATTGCTCGAGAAGGTGGGCTTCTTCCTCGATGAGGCGCATGACGATCTCTACCACCGGCTCCGGGATTCCGGGATGGCGGGAGCGGAGTTGTCCAATCGGATGATGGACGATCTCGATCCGGCGGCGGTGATCCGGGCCGCCTCGACCAAGTGGGACGGGGGCTATACCATCATCGGAGCGGTCGGCAACGGAGACGCCTTCGTTCTTCGTGATCCCAACGGGATTCGCCCGGCTTTCTATTTTGAGGATGACGAGGTTTTTGCGGTGGCCTCCGAACGGGCTCCCCTCATGACCGTTTTCGACAAGGATCTGGAGGAGGTCCGCGAAGTGCCTCCCGGTCAGATCCTCGTCATGAAACGCAATGGCGAGCTGCGCCGCGAGACCTTCCGGGAGCCGGGCGAGTTGAAGAACTGCTCCTTCGAGAGGATCTATTTCTCCCGCGGCAACGACGCCTCCATCTACGCCGAACGCAAAGCGCTGGGGGGCGGGTTGGTCGAGCAGGTCATGGAGGCGATCGATCACGATCTCGAGCACGCGGTGTTCGGATTCATTCCGAACACGGCGGAAATCGCCTATTTCGGATTGATGGAAGCGCTCCGGCTGCGCCGTCGCGGCGAGGTCAGGACGGCCATCCTGAGAGCGGCGAAAGAGGGCACGCTCGACGAGAAGATGATCGACGAGCTCATCATGCGCAACTGGCCGCGGGGGGAGAAAGTCGCGCACAAGGATATCAAGCTCCGAACTTTCATCGGGCAGGAGAAGTGGCGCAACGAGCTGGTTTCCCACGTCTACGACATCACCTACGGAATCGCCGGGCCGGAGGACTGCCTGGTCTGCGTCGATGATTCCATCGTCCGGGGGACGACCCTGCGCAAATCCATTCTCCGGATACTGACCCGGCTCAATCCCAGACGCATCATCATCGCCTCGACCGCACCGCAGATCCGCTACCCGGACTGTTACGGGATCGACATGTCCGAGCTGGGCAAGTTCATCGCATTCGAGGCGACCATCGCCCTGCTGAAGGAGCGCGGGCAGGACGGTCTGATCAAGGAGGTCTATCACGCCTGCCTGGAGCAGCTTGAGTTGCCGGTGGAACAGATGCGCAACGAAGTCCGCCGTCTCTACGACGGGTTCACTCCCGAGGAGATTTCGGCCAAGATCGCCGAACTGGTGGCGCCGACCGACCTGGACTGGAAGGGCGAGGTCGTCGTCATCTACCAGACAATCGAGAATCTCAATCTCGCATTGCCCAATGCCACCGGGGATTGGTACTTCACCGGTCATTATCCGACGCCGGGCGGTGTCCGGGTGGTCAACCAGGCATTCGTCAACTACTTCGAGAAATCGGATGCCCGCAGCTACTGA
- a CDS encoding AIR synthase-related protein, which yields MSLSYESSGVRYDQLDAFKRACQAAARGTIGQLAKHGYREPEETRGESAYLIEAGDHYLAHVEEGLGTKNLVADAMHALTGRCYYRAVAIDTVATIVNDLVTCGALPISVAMHAAVGDSAWFENAERATELVEGFAEGCRLASAVWGGGETPTLKGMVNPEVILLAGSAVGRISPKETRIVGDIREGDAIVFLASSGVQTNGLTLCRTIADKLPEGYLTPLPDGSLYGEALLAPSVIYVAFVRECLKRGLKLNYVAHVTGHGWRKLMRLDEPFVYDLHTLRPVPALFEFLMQTGPIERKEAYATFNMGVGFAAYVAPDLAEETVAAATAAGYDAWVAGTVRKEGGRKAVVVPELELVFEGDSLNLR from the coding sequence ATGTCACTCAGCTACGAATCATCCGGTGTCCGTTACGATCAGCTCGATGCCTTCAAGCGTGCCTGCCAGGCCGCCGCGCGGGGGACCATCGGCCAGCTGGCCAAGCACGGTTACCGTGAACCGGAGGAGACCCGGGGCGAGAGTGCCTACCTGATCGAGGCGGGCGACCACTACCTGGCGCATGTGGAGGAGGGCCTCGGGACCAAGAACCTGGTGGCGGATGCCATGCACGCGCTGACCGGCCGTTGCTACTATCGGGCGGTGGCCATCGATACGGTCGCGACCATTGTCAACGATCTGGTGACCTGCGGAGCCTTGCCCATCTCGGTCGCGATGCATGCGGCGGTGGGCGATTCGGCCTGGTTCGAGAATGCCGAACGGGCGACAGAACTGGTCGAGGGCTTTGCCGAAGGGTGCCGGCTGGCCTCCGCGGTCTGGGGCGGTGGCGAGACACCGACCTTGAAAGGGATGGTCAATCCCGAGGTCATTCTCCTGGCGGGCTCGGCCGTCGGACGCATTTCCCCCAAGGAGACCCGGATCGTCGGTGACATCCGCGAGGGTGATGCCATCGTCTTTCTCGCCTCTTCCGGGGTGCAGACAAACGGATTGACCCTCTGCCGAACCATCGCGGACAAGCTGCCGGAAGGCTACCTGACCCCACTTCCTGACGGATCGCTTTATGGGGAGGCCCTCCTGGCTCCGTCTGTCATTTACGTGGCCTTTGTCCGGGAATGCCTGAAGCGCGGGCTCAAACTGAATTATGTGGCCCACGTGACCGGTCATGGCTGGCGCAAGCTCATGCGGCTCGATGAACCGTTTGTCTACGACCTGCACACCCTGCGCCCGGTTCCCGCCCTCTTCGAATTCCTCATGCAGACCGGCCCGATCGAGCGCAAGGAAGCCTACGCCACCTTCAACATGGGCGTGGGTTTTGCGGCCTACGTCGCGCCCGATCTGGCCGAAGAGACGGTGGCCGCGGCCACCGCGGCCGGTTACGACGCCTGGGTGGCAGGTACGGTCCGTAAGGAAGGTGGACGCAAGGCGGTTGTCGTCCCGGAACTCGAGCTGGTCTTCGAGGGTGATTCCCTGAATCTGCGGTGA
- a CDS encoding HNH endonuclease — protein sequence MDGVLTQPVLVLNRLWQAVNVVGAHRAFAILARGHAQVVHLSDADYRVFSMLDWIDFSSENPPVDRLEAVHTVRHTIRIPRVILLSVFDKLPCKELKLTRNNVFERDRNRCQYCWKVFERKELNLDHVIPRHYGGRTTWENVVCSCIVCNTRKANRLPHEASMRLYRKPAKPKWRPVISLVLEHPGHEHWKDFLDLAYWNVELKE from the coding sequence ATGGACGGGGTACTCACCCAACCGGTCTTGGTCCTGAATCGCCTCTGGCAGGCGGTCAATGTCGTCGGCGCCCATCGGGCCTTTGCCATCCTCGCCCGGGGCCATGCCCAGGTCGTGCACCTTTCGGATGCGGATTATCGGGTTTTCTCGATGCTCGACTGGATCGATTTCTCGAGCGAGAACCCGCCGGTCGACCGACTGGAAGCCGTCCATACCGTTCGTCACACCATCCGCATTCCCCGGGTCATTCTCCTGAGCGTCTTTGACAAGCTCCCCTGCAAGGAGCTGAAGTTGACCCGCAACAACGTCTTCGAGCGCGACCGCAACCGCTGTCAGTACTGCTGGAAGGTTTTTGAGCGGAAGGAGCTGAATCTCGACCACGTGATTCCGCGCCATTATGGCGGTCGGACGACCTGGGAGAACGTGGTCTGCTCCTGCATTGTCTGCAATACCCGGAAGGCCAACCGACTGCCCCACGAGGCCTCGATGCGCCTTTACCGCAAACCGGCCAAGCCCAAGTGGCGTCCGGTCATCAGCCTCGTCCTCGAGCATCCCGGCCATGAACATTGGAAGGACTTCCTCGATCTCGCCTACTGGAATGTTGAGCTGAAGGAGTGA
- a CDS encoding GAF domain-containing protein: MGTIDHDSDRSTASGSILPSLYRISRLGGHATSPEEAFETIIDEIVGFFRADRASICLINPDTRLLEPEVIRGYPDGQTEETHEPGRGVSGWVVFHNRPLLIGDFDDPGIPYVAPPGGIRCRLSVPMDDRGQVPGVITIDSNTPHRFGKTELEDLMVLSLEITAVLQRLWTVAQLNVKASQLEILTNIGQSLVTKLELDELLSSLARETQEIAQSRLCTIQLYDAQNERVRLKTSYPEIVGEVGSREWPIHETLASAPIRTRKQIEFRRLQSPDYMEMEDRPPDPVIESVLSTPILLEEEVIGVIHIFTDGTHRFTNEEKRLLVVLAGLAAVAIENARLYARVFETEESLRRNEKLTTLGLLAAEIAHEIRNPLTVLKLLFGSLNLSFPEDDPRTTDAGIIREKLNQLESIVGRVLSFAKAPGSLHARWNLDEIIRETCLLIRLKLHHSKIHMHYKPPKTAVMVDANKGQIQQVLLNLLLNATEAMPDGGDITIRCTRQKDERTSTALVDIEDTGTGIPEAIRPAIFSSFLSGRTEGTGLGLAIVKRIMQSHHGDIALLKSDSQGTTMRLSLPAL; encoded by the coding sequence ATGGGAACGATCGACCATGACAGCGACCGCAGCACTGCCTCCGGGTCGATCCTTCCAAGCCTTTACAGGATCAGCCGGTTGGGCGGGCATGCCACATCCCCGGAAGAGGCCTTCGAAACCATCATCGATGAAATTGTCGGGTTCTTCCGGGCCGACCGGGCATCGATCTGCCTGATCAACCCCGACACCCGTCTCCTTGAGCCCGAGGTCATCCGCGGCTACCCCGACGGACAGACCGAAGAAACCCACGAACCGGGACGAGGCGTTTCCGGCTGGGTCGTCTTTCACAACCGGCCGCTTCTCATCGGCGACTTCGACGACCCCGGCATACCTTACGTGGCTCCCCCGGGGGGTATCCGCTGCCGATTGAGCGTTCCCATGGACGACCGGGGACAGGTGCCCGGCGTCATCACGATCGACTCCAACACGCCGCACCGCTTCGGCAAAACCGAACTCGAAGACCTCATGGTGCTCAGTCTCGAGATCACCGCTGTCCTGCAACGCCTCTGGACGGTGGCTCAACTCAACGTCAAAGCCAGCCAACTCGAGATCCTCACCAATATCGGGCAGAGTCTCGTGACCAAGCTCGAACTCGACGAGCTTCTCTCAAGCCTCGCCCGGGAGACCCAGGAGATCGCCCAGAGCCGGCTCTGCACCATCCAACTCTACGACGCGCAAAACGAACGCGTCCGGCTCAAGACCAGCTATCCCGAAATCGTCGGGGAGGTTGGCAGCCGGGAATGGCCGATCCACGAAACCCTGGCCAGCGCCCCCATCCGGACCCGGAAGCAGATCGAGTTCCGCCGCCTGCAATCCCCCGATTACATGGAGATGGAGGACCGCCCCCCCGACCCCGTGATCGAGTCCGTTCTGAGCACGCCCATCCTTCTTGAAGAGGAAGTCATCGGGGTCATCCACATCTTCACCGACGGGACCCACCGCTTCACCAACGAGGAAAAGCGACTGCTGGTGGTTCTCGCGGGCCTCGCGGCCGTGGCGATCGAGAACGCGCGTCTCTATGCCCGGGTCTTTGAAACCGAGGAAAGCCTCCGGCGTAATGAGAAACTGACGACACTCGGCCTGCTGGCCGCCGAGATCGCCCACGAAATCCGCAACCCCCTGACCGTCCTGAAACTGCTCTTCGGCTCGCTCAACCTGAGCTTTCCCGAAGACGACCCGCGCACGACCGACGCCGGAATCATCAGGGAGAAGCTCAACCAGCTCGAATCGATCGTCGGCCGGGTCCTCTCCTTTGCCAAGGCACCCGGCAGTCTGCATGCCCGCTGGAACCTCGATGAAATCATCCGGGAAACCTGCCTCCTCATTCGCCTCAAGCTCCACCACTCCAAGATCCACATGCACTACAAGCCGCCCAAAACGGCTGTCATGGTCGATGCGAACAAGGGACAAATCCAGCAGGTCCTGCTCAATCTCCTCCTCAACGCAACCGAGGCGATGCCGGACGGCGGTGACATCACGATCCGCTGCACCCGGCAGAAGGATGAGCGGACCTCAACGGCCCTGGTCGATATCGAGGACACCGGAACCGGCATACCGGAAGCCATCCGGCCGGCTATTTTCAGTTCGTTCCTGAGCGGCCGGACGGAGGGCACCGGGCTGGGTCTCGCCATCGTGAAACGCATCATGCAGAGCCATCACGGTGACATCGCCCTCCTGAAATCCGATTCGCAGGGAACCACCATGCGCCTGTCCCTCCCGGCCCTGTGA
- the glnD gene encoding [protein-PII] uridylyltransferase, with translation MTVSTRKPASRRLRLDPELPKAKRLAACKKYLKSETEHIVTRNRAGDSGIKVARLRSSVIDNILIELCAHAVQVHKDTYGESDIPVTLIALGGYGRAELSPFSDIDIMFLYPVGIKPKKVKELQQTMTDEILYILWDLGLKIGHSSRSVEEAFAEARRDIQTMTALLESRYITGDEGLYTSFSKAYRTFYLKDNPKAYIAKRLEDQASRRSRFGDTVFLQEPDIKRGVGGLRDYQNALWMARVRLGSDTVEALEASNYLHKNELSDFVAGYDYLLRVRNTLHILSKRANDVMNLEMQPKVAYQMGYTQRVLLTRVEHFMRAYYGHAQNIYRISKILEHRLALTALDTADRKVSFREVIRARRMDRTKTVDGFVLRGRELAYENSKVFEKDPRRLIRIFRHAQVLNATLDFDLESLVRESLPALSQEVIDSPEAGKAFRSILQTPGQVYPALFQMHELGVLGRLIPEWQGLTCLVQHEYYHRYTADIHTLNTVRELDLVFTSSEPIYQKYREELRETEEPDLLYLILLLHDIGKSAGIKNHADVGADLAGPIMSRLQIKSPAQSVVRFIIKNHLLMARFWQKYDLDDPKTTQSFAEQIQNSTHLRLLYVHTFCDARGTASSLWNSYKNTLHTSLFQNTLESLTLGADLEKRHAEQREMTRQELISRKIPNISEEEISAHFQLLPERYFIHTDIDDVALHLRMVHELLKTISETNHVGALHPVIDWADDLDRGFTVVNVVTWDRIGLFCKLAGALSVAGLSILSAKVISRADHIAIDTFYVVEPGRGVVQNQSSLEKFRNTVKRALVDNLDLYPEIESQAKKVESSILRAPENLMQSTFPATVDVYHELSLKRTIIEVQSPDHIGLLYRLSSAIFAHGFDISFARINTERGVAVDTFYIEDQAKSDEETDTSRLVELRESLNLIVSQEAPETVHF, from the coding sequence ATGACCGTATCCACTCGAAAACCCGCAAGCCGGCGTCTCCGCCTGGATCCCGAGCTTCCAAAGGCCAAACGGCTCGCGGCCTGCAAGAAATACCTGAAATCGGAGACCGAGCATATCGTGACCCGGAACCGGGCCGGTGATTCCGGGATCAAGGTGGCTCGATTGCGCTCCAGTGTGATCGACAATATCCTGATCGAGCTCTGCGCCCACGCCGTCCAGGTCCACAAGGATACCTACGGCGAATCGGATATCCCGGTCACCCTGATCGCACTCGGAGGTTATGGTCGGGCCGAGTTGTCGCCCTTCAGCGACATCGACATCATGTTTCTGTATCCGGTCGGGATCAAACCGAAGAAGGTCAAGGAGCTTCAGCAGACCATGACCGACGAGATCCTCTACATTCTCTGGGATCTCGGCCTGAAAATCGGCCATTCCAGCCGTTCGGTCGAGGAGGCGTTTGCCGAGGCCCGCCGGGACATTCAGACGATGACGGCCCTGCTGGAATCGCGTTATATCACCGGAGACGAAGGCCTCTACACTTCATTCAGCAAGGCCTACCGGACCTTCTACCTGAAGGACAATCCGAAGGCCTATATCGCCAAACGCCTCGAGGATCAGGCCAGCCGACGCAGCCGGTTCGGGGACACGGTCTTCCTCCAGGAACCCGACATCAAGCGGGGAGTGGGAGGTCTCCGGGACTACCAGAATGCCCTCTGGATGGCCCGGGTCCGTCTCGGTTCCGATACGGTCGAGGCGCTGGAAGCCAGCAATTACCTGCACAAAAATGAGCTGAGTGATTTCGTTGCGGGCTACGACTACCTGCTTCGGGTGCGAAATACCCTGCATATCCTGAGCAAGCGGGCCAACGACGTCATGAACTTGGAAATGCAGCCCAAGGTGGCTTACCAGATGGGCTATACCCAGCGCGTGCTTCTGACCCGGGTCGAACACTTCATGCGCGCCTATTACGGTCACGCCCAGAACATTTACCGGATCTCAAAGATCCTGGAACACCGGCTGGCCCTGACCGCCCTCGACACCGCCGACCGCAAGGTTTCCTTCCGCGAAGTCATCCGTGCCCGACGCATGGATCGGACCAAGACGGTCGACGGATTCGTCCTGCGCGGCCGGGAACTGGCCTACGAGAATTCCAAGGTCTTTGAGAAGGATCCCCGACGACTCATCCGGATCTTCCGCCACGCCCAGGTCCTGAATGCGACCCTGGACTTCGACCTCGAGTCGCTGGTCCGGGAGTCACTTCCCGCTCTCAGCCAGGAGGTGATCGACTCTCCCGAAGCGGGCAAGGCCTTTCGGAGCATCCTCCAGACGCCGGGGCAGGTTTATCCGGCTCTCTTCCAGATGCATGAGCTCGGCGTCCTCGGGCGCCTCATTCCGGAATGGCAGGGGCTGACCTGCCTGGTCCAGCACGAATACTACCACCGGTACACCGCAGACATCCACACCCTGAACACCGTCCGGGAGTTGGACCTCGTCTTCACCAGCTCCGAACCGATCTACCAGAAATACCGGGAGGAACTGCGTGAGACCGAAGAACCCGACCTCCTCTACCTGATTCTTCTTCTGCACGACATCGGCAAGTCCGCCGGAATCAAGAATCACGCCGATGTCGGGGCCGATCTGGCCGGACCGATCATGTCCCGACTCCAGATCAAGAGCCCGGCTCAGAGTGTCGTTCGCTTTATTATCAAAAATCATCTGCTGATGGCACGATTTTGGCAGAAGTACGACCTGGATGATCCGAAGACGACCCAGTCCTTTGCCGAACAGATCCAGAATTCCACCCACCTGCGTCTGCTCTACGTGCACACCTTCTGTGATGCGCGGGGCACGGCTTCGTCTCTCTGGAACAGCTACAAGAACACCCTACACACCTCCCTCTTTCAGAATACCCTCGAATCGCTTACCCTCGGGGCGGATCTGGAGAAACGTCATGCGGAGCAACGCGAAATGACCCGACAAGAGCTGATCAGCCGAAAAATCCCCAATATCAGCGAAGAAGAAATCTCCGCTCATTTTCAACTGCTGCCGGAGCGTTACTTCATCCACACGGATATCGACGATGTGGCCCTCCACTTGCGGATGGTCCACGAATTGCTCAAGACCATCAGCGAAACCAACCATGTGGGCGCGCTCCATCCGGTCATCGATTGGGCGGACGATCTCGATCGTGGCTTCACTGTCGTCAACGTGGTCACCTGGGACCGGATCGGCCTCTTCTGCAAACTGGCCGGAGCCCTCAGTGTGGCCGGCCTGAGCATTCTCAGCGCCAAGGTCATTTCCCGGGCGGACCATATCGCCATCGACACCTTCTACGTCGTCGAGCCCGGACGGGGCGTCGTGCAGAACCAGTCCTCCCTTGAGAAATTCCGCAATACGGTGAAGCGGGCCCTCGTCGACAATCTCGATCTCTATCCCGAAATCGAATCCCAGGCCAAGAAGGTGGAATCGAGTATCCTGCGGGCTCCGGAGAATCTCATGCAATCGACGTTTCCGGCCACGGTTGACGTCTATCATGAACTCTCGCTCAAGCGAACGATCATCGAGGTGCAGTCGCCCGATCACATCGGTCTGCTCTACCGCCTCTCCAGCGCCATTTTCGCCCACGGTTTCGACATTTCCTTTGCCCGGATCAACACCGAACGCGGCGTCGCCGTGGACACTTTCTACATCGAAGACCAGGCCAAGTCGGACGAAGAAACCGACACCTCTCGCCTGGTCGAGCTGCGCGAGTCCCTCAATCTCATCGTTTCCCAGGAAGCCCCTGAAACCGTTCATTTCTGA
- a CDS encoding valine--tRNA ligase, with product MSAEFSQTYDPSSVEDRWYQAWIESRCFQGRADSGKEPYSIVIPPPNVTGVLHIGHVLNNSIQDVLVRRARLEGKAACWIPGTDHASISTHSVVERQLRKDEGKTRWDIGRDAFLERTKIWQEKHGGIILKQLKAMGCSCDWDRTVFTMDPDYNRSVLTAFSKLFAAGRIYRGKRMVNWCPATLTALSDEEVIMKPQKGLLYKMRYEVVEEPGRFLEISTTRPETLMGDTGVAVHPQDERYRGLVGKHVWRPFPREAIPIVEDSAIDIEFGTGVLKVTPAHDRVDYDIGRRHGLPVVDVLNPDGTLNHLAGPDFDGMDRFKARKLAVEKLRDLGLLVAEEPYENNVGFSERADVPIEPRLTWQWWMRYPRVEEAKKVVEDGLIRFHPERWSKVYLHWLNNIQDWCISRQLWWGQRIPVWYRKGTDRATLTEEDLQDPSKVHVSVDGPDDPENWEQEDDVLDTWASSWLWPIGTLGWPDVEAEAERGFEAFYPTNTLVTAPEIIFFWVARMIMAGLEFARPGEPVERRIPFRNVYFTGIVRDAQGRKMSKSLGNSPDPLDLIGKYGADGLRFGILSVAPQGQDIRFAEERIEGGRNFCNKLWNACRFRTLSGPAGDNSSLAAIAGRLDRELFDNDDHAILDQLNRATGEVGAAFADFEFSRAVQALYTFFWNDFCDWYVEVSKAKLQNKATRDNSLAVQDLVLRQTLLLLHPFIPFVTEELWHQLGYGTEGDFIQDAVLDFDLEALGLSPDPSAAGEVTGLKSMTASARALKADYNLASRKDVALFVAADDTQWAVIEANRAKIERMAGAATLNRTESMDSAPAVITPFGTLYLDLASSVDVGAERERLTKELAQLEKAIASAEARLGNEKFTAKAPPEVVAGARKQLEDNRSKAVELARLLKSLGA from the coding sequence ATGTCAGCGGAGTTTTCTCAAACCTACGATCCTTCCTCGGTTGAAGACCGGTGGTACCAGGCCTGGATTGAATCCAGGTGTTTCCAGGGACGGGCCGACAGCGGCAAGGAGCCTTATTCGATCGTGATTCCGCCGCCCAACGTTACCGGCGTCCTCCATATCGGGCATGTGCTCAACAACAGCATCCAGGACGTTCTTGTCAGGCGGGCCCGCCTTGAGGGCAAGGCTGCCTGCTGGATCCCGGGCACCGACCACGCCAGTATCTCGACCCACTCGGTGGTCGAACGCCAGCTGCGCAAGGATGAGGGCAAGACCCGCTGGGATATCGGTCGGGACGCATTTCTCGAGCGGACCAAGATCTGGCAGGAGAAACACGGCGGGATCATCCTCAAGCAGCTCAAGGCGATGGGGTGCTCCTGCGATTGGGATCGGACCGTTTTTACGATGGATCCGGATTACAACCGGTCCGTCCTGACCGCTTTCTCCAAGCTCTTTGCGGCAGGCCGCATCTATCGCGGAAAGCGGATGGTCAACTGGTGTCCCGCCACCCTGACGGCCCTCTCGGATGAAGAGGTCATCATGAAGCCTCAGAAGGGACTGCTCTACAAAATGCGCTACGAGGTGGTTGAGGAGCCCGGACGTTTTCTTGAGATTTCGACCACCCGGCCCGAAACCCTGATGGGCGATACCGGGGTGGCCGTTCACCCGCAGGACGAACGCTACCGGGGGTTGGTCGGCAAGCACGTCTGGCGGCCGTTTCCGCGCGAGGCCATTCCGATTGTGGAGGACTCAGCCATCGACATCGAGTTCGGCACCGGCGTGCTCAAGGTGACCCCGGCTCATGATCGGGTCGACTATGACATCGGTCGCCGGCATGGCCTCCCGGTCGTCGATGTCCTCAATCCCGACGGCACCCTCAACCATCTGGCCGGACCGGATTTCGACGGCATGGACCGCTTCAAGGCGCGCAAGCTTGCGGTGGAGAAACTGCGAGACCTCGGCTTGCTCGTGGCCGAAGAGCCCTACGAGAACAATGTCGGTTTCAGTGAACGGGCCGATGTACCGATCGAGCCGCGCCTCACCTGGCAGTGGTGGATGCGCTATCCGAGGGTGGAGGAGGCCAAGAAGGTGGTGGAGGATGGGCTTATCCGGTTCCATCCGGAACGCTGGTCCAAGGTTTACCTGCACTGGCTCAACAATATCCAGGATTGGTGCATCAGCCGGCAGCTCTGGTGGGGACAGCGCATCCCCGTCTGGTACCGCAAGGGAACCGACCGCGCGACCCTGACCGAAGAGGATCTGCAGGACCCATCGAAGGTCCATGTCTCAGTCGACGGACCCGATGACCCTGAGAACTGGGAGCAGGAAGACGATGTCCTCGATACCTGGGCTTCCTCCTGGCTCTGGCCGATCGGGACGCTCGGCTGGCCGGACGTGGAAGCGGAGGCCGAGCGCGGGTTCGAGGCTTTTTATCCGACCAACACGTTGGTGACCGCGCCGGAAATCATCTTCTTCTGGGTGGCACGGATGATCATGGCCGGACTCGAATTTGCCCGTCCGGGAGAGCCGGTCGAGCGCCGGATTCCCTTCCGCAATGTCTATTTCACCGGGATCGTCCGCGATGCCCAGGGGCGGAAAATGTCCAAGTCGCTGGGCAATTCGCCGGATCCGCTCGACCTGATCGGCAAATACGGGGCGGACGGACTCCGCTTCGGCATTCTCTCGGTGGCTCCCCAGGGCCAGGATATTCGCTTTGCCGAGGAACGCATCGAGGGTGGGCGCAACTTCTGCAACAAGCTCTGGAATGCCTGCCGTTTCCGAACCCTGTCCGGGCCGGCCGGCGACAATTCTTCACTCGCCGCCATCGCCGGACGGCTGGACCGGGAGCTCTTCGACAATGACGACCATGCCATCCTCGACCAGTTGAACCGGGCGACGGGTGAGGTCGGAGCCGCCTTCGCCGATTTCGAGTTCAGCCGGGCGGTTCAGGCTCTCTACACATTCTTCTGGAATGACTTCTGCGACTGGTATGTCGAGGTGTCCAAGGCCAAGCTGCAGAATAAGGCCACCCGGGACAATTCCCTTGCCGTCCAGGACCTGGTGCTGCGTCAGACACTCCTGCTCCTTCATCCGTTCATCCCGTTTGTGACCGAGGAGCTCTGGCATCAGCTGGGCTATGGAACGGAAGGAGATTTCATCCAGGACGCTGTCCTCGATTTCGACCTTGAGGCCCTCGGCCTGAGCCCGGACCCTTCGGCCGCCGGCGAGGTGACCGGACTCAAGTCGATGACCGCTTCGGCCCGGGCGCTGAAAGCCGACTACAACCTGGCCAGCCGGAAGGACGTGGCCCTGTTTGTCGCGGCGGACGACACCCAATGGGCGGTCATCGAGGCCAATCGGGCGAAGATCGAACGGATGGCGGGCGCGGCCACGCTGAATCGGACGGAATCAATGGATTCGGCGCCCGCGGTGATCACTCCGTTTGGAACCCTTTATCTGGACCTGGCTTCATCAGTGGATGTCGGGGCCGAGCGGGAACGCCTAACCAAGGAGCTCGCCCAGTTGGAAAAGGCCATCGCCTCGGCCGAAGCCCGCCTGGGTAACGAGAAGTTCACCGCCAAAGCTCCGCCGGAAGTGGTGGCCGGTGCCCGTAAACAGCTGGAGGACAACCGGTCCAAGGCAGTCGAACTGGCTCGTCTCCTCAAAAGCCTGGGGGCGTAG